One genomic region from Ignavibacteriales bacterium encodes:
- the flhF gene encoding flagellar biosynthesis protein FlhF, whose product MHIKKYRATSLKEAAELMKLELGSEALILGTKVVADENDNRLKLYEITAGADKFEIAEETKTKVIKQNLSQTNSFAEEMKNMTARIYQQNQNQKQKISQVYGVEPKDENKIASMNTNPVDVKPVKDNQMKEIIKNLSEKEVQKSVVLSIMEQLKKYKNFLSKDNLDNYVQTCLGSLIQTKTLDLNVKKQNKVIALVGPTGVGKTTTIAKLALIAKIIHKLDVGLISIDTYRLGAIDQLKSFADVSHTDFLVAYEPSEMPVLMKKFSKKDIVFIDTVGRNHKNDSQLKSNLDFLSSVKVDETFLVLSATSSTRNLVEIAKKFKIFDYNAFIMSKIDEAVVHGNIINLTTKTGNPIAFLTNGQTIPDDIISADKDYIANLIYTGQLRS is encoded by the coding sequence ATGCACATTAAAAAATACAGAGCAACATCGCTTAAAGAAGCCGCAGAATTAATGAAGTTAGAATTAGGCTCTGAAGCCTTGATATTAGGTACTAAAGTAGTCGCTGATGAAAACGACAACAGATTGAAATTATATGAAATCACAGCTGGTGCGGATAAATTTGAGATAGCAGAAGAAACTAAAACGAAGGTTATAAAACAAAATCTTAGTCAAACAAATTCTTTCGCAGAGGAAATGAAAAATATGACTGCAAGAATTTATCAGCAGAATCAAAATCAAAAACAAAAGATTAGCCAAGTTTATGGAGTAGAGCCAAAAGATGAAAATAAAATTGCTAGTATGAATACAAACCCAGTTGATGTGAAACCGGTTAAAGATAATCAAATGAAGGAAATCATAAAAAATCTTTCTGAAAAAGAAGTTCAAAAATCGGTTGTGCTTTCTATAATGGAACAACTTAAAAAGTATAAGAATTTTTTATCAAAGGATAACCTTGATAATTATGTGCAAACCTGCCTTGGTTCTTTAATTCAAACAAAAACGTTGGATTTAAATGTTAAAAAGCAAAATAAAGTTATTGCACTTGTTGGTCCAACAGGGGTTGGTAAAACAACAACAATCGCAAAGCTTGCTTTGATTGCAAAAATTATCCACAAACTTGATGTTGGGTTAATATCTATTGATACATACAGGCTTGGTGCCATAGATCAGTTAAAAAGTTTTGCGGATGTTAGTCATACTGATTTTCTTGTTGCTTATGAGCCAAGTGAAATGCCTGTCTTAATGAAAAAATTTTCAAAGAAGGACATTGTTTTTATTGATACTGTTGGTAGAAATCATAAAAACGATTCACAGCTAAAATCTAACCTTGATTTCCTTTCGTCCGTAAAAGTTGATGAAACCTTTCTTGTTTTATCTGCAACAAGTTCAACAAGAAACTTAGTTGAGATTGCTAAGAAGTTTAAAATATTTGATTATAATGCGTTTATTATGAGTAAGATTGATGAAGCAGTCGTTCACGGAAATATTATTAATCTCACTACAAAAACCGGAAACCCGATTGCGTTTTTAACTAACGGTCAAACAATTCCGGATGATATTATCTCGGCTGACAAAGATTACATCGCTAATTTAATTTATACTGGTCAACTTAGATCATGA